A single genomic interval of Dysidea avara chromosome 8, odDysAvar1.4, whole genome shotgun sequence harbors:
- the LOC136263129 gene encoding uncharacterized protein, with amino-acid sequence MPSTVAIIAVLAVVLVNSLVMGEDDVTYLRYGFDGDHPGLSCADIHYKNPESHGKSGNYAIKTDHLSFVYCDMELECGGTKGGWMRIADINTSRGDQCPSGWVKSSQHHSCKPTSNAAGCYSTIFDTLSTSYNEVCGKIIGYQKGTMDGFYPSARAHGRFTGTYQPDTASRSLDGVYVDGISVTLGSPRKHLWTYAVGLSDAFNYTPYNCPCAKYPGPDPPSFVHDHYYCESGNNGSSNPNKLYTEDPLWDGAGCPPENSCCYQPSMPWFYRQLPKAENGNIEVRMCRDQHVHVEDVTVEQIELYVQ; translated from the coding sequence ATGCCTTCTACTGTAGCTATCATAGCTGTACTAGCTGTAGTGCTGGTGAATTCACTTGTAATGGGTGAAGATGATGTTACCTACTTAAGATATGGATTTGATGGGGACCACCCTGGATTATCATGTGCTGATATACACTACAAGAACCCTGAAAGTCATGGAAAGTCTGGCAACTATGCCATCAAAACTGATCATCTTTCTTTTGTCTACTGTGATATGGAACTAGAGTGTGGTGGTACCAAAGGAGGTTGGATGAGGATTGCTGACATTAACACTAGCAGAGGAGACCAATGTCCTAGTGGATGGGTGAAAAGTTCTCAACACCATTCTTGTAAACCAACCAGTAATGCTGCTGGTTGTTACTCTACTATCTTTGATacactctctacaagttacaaTGAAGTGTGTGGAAAGATAATTGGATATCAGAAAGGAACTATGGATGGGTTTTATCCATCAGCAAGAGCACATGGAAGGTTTACTGGCACATATCAACCAGACACTGCATCAAGGTCTTTGGATGGCGTATACGTTGATGGTATATCGGTCACTCTTGGTAGCCCACGTAAGCATCTATGGACCTATGCAGTTGGACTCAGTGATGCCTTTAATTATACACCTTATAACTGTCCATGTGCTAAATATCCTGGACCAGATCCTCCCTCATTTGTTCATGACCATTACTACTGTGAATCTGGTAATAATGGATCAAGTAATCCCAATAAACTGTACACTGAGGACCCATTGTGGGACGGAGCTGGTTGTCCTCCTGAAAACAGTTGCTGCTATCAACCCAGTATGCCGTGGTTTTATCGTCAACTTCCTAAAGCTGAAAATGGAAATATTGAAGTGAGGATGTGCAGAGATCAACATGTTCATGTTGAAGATGTTACAGTGGAGCAGATTGAACTCTATGTGCAATAA
- the LOC136264383 gene encoding uncharacterized protein has protein sequence MLLKYLPMALFLCFILFFNFSLIDGPLNAFIVFSQIIFAMDIYASGAIGEPDSGGWLADHLVQFYKLSYGIWNLDFFETLVDPFCSVKYKSALPILTLQYVSAFFPLALFILFFNIIPWVFDHFAMSHIICVQKCALLLQRKFIRFRSRWSVKNSVIHGLTTLLVLSYAKITSLTWYLLSYGVLYGPGGENSEVVVIVSWVDGTKPYLSGVHGRYAIVAFVVLFCFVLFAPILLLLYPYLPKLINKLNWEEKWIVKKLSFIPLHRAVPFFDAIQGCFKDEYRFFAAFYFAYRVIAFAIYSFTTTVALHYLWQIGFYITILVIHCLFQPYKKRWHNCLDGFIFSLLIAINAFSFYRYYQFTAVLSSSIKSFWIQLFIIYLPLCYFVIYVAVQWWKWCRPYIISRWSHWRGRDGFQQITDDPQNVDFPARLEDMPLHELTTENVEVKNRSKSMPPDAAANVASNINIQTYGATY, from the coding sequence ATGCTACTGAAATATCTTCCGATGGCTCTATTCCTCTGTTTTATTTTGTTCtttaatttcagcttgatcGATGGGCCATTAAATGCTTTTATTGTATTCAGTCAGATCATATTTGCAATGGATATCTATGCTAGTGGTGCAATTGGTGAGCCTGACTCTGGAGGTTGGTTAGCAGACCATTTAGTGCAGTTTTACAAGTTATCATATGGTATTTGGAACTTGGATttctttgaaacacttgttgaTCCTTTCTGCTCCGTGAAATATAAAAGTGCATTACCAATTTTGACCCTTCAATATGTTTCAGCCTTTTTCCCACTGGCGTTGTTTATATTGTTCTTTAACATAATACCATGGGTGTTTGACCACTTTGCAATGTCACATATTATTTGTGTCCAGAAGTGTGCTCTGTTGTTGCAGAGAAAATTTATTAGGTTTCGGTCACGTTGGTCAGTTAAGAACTCTGTTATTCATGGTCTTACAACTTTACTAGTTTTGTCTTATGCTAAGATCACATCATTGACATGGTACCTGCTGAGTTACGGTGTGTTATATGGTCCTGGAGGCGAGAATTCTGAAGTGGTTGTGATAGTTTCTTGGGTGGATGGAACAAAACCTTACCTGAGTGGCGTACATGGTAGATATGCTATTGTAGCTTTTGTGgtcttgttttgttttgttttatttgcTCCTATTTTACTGCTACTGTACCCATACCTCCCCAAGTTGATAAACAAATTGAACTGGGAAGAAAAGTGGATTGTTAAGAAACTGTCATTCATTCCATTACATCGTGCTGTTCCATTCTTTGATGCCATCCAAGGTTGCTTCAAGGATGAATACCGATTTTTTGCAGCCTTTTACTTTGCTTACCGTGTCATTGCTTTTGCGATATACTCCTTCACCACAACAGTTGCACTCCACTACCTCTGGCAGATTGGGTTCTACATCACTATCCTGGTGATACACTGCCTCTTCCAACCATACAAGAAGAGGTGGCATAATTGTTTAGACGGATTCATCTTCTCATTACTGATTGCCATCAATGCTTTCAGTTTCTACAGATACTACCAGTTTACTGCAGTACTATCATCTTCAATCAAGTCATTTTGGATTCAGTTGTTCATCATTTATCTTCCCTTATGCTATTTTGTGATTTATGTTGCTGTGCAATGGTGGAAGTGGTGTCGTCCATATATCATTTCAAGATGGAGCCATTGGAGAGGAAGGGATGGCTTTCAGCAGATCACTGATGATCCACAAAATGTGGATTTTCCCGCTCGTCTTGAAGATATGCCATTGCATGAGTTAACAACAGAAAATGTGGAGGTTAAGAATCGTTCCAAGTCTATGCCTCCAGATGCTGCTGCTAATGTTGCTAGCAATATTAATATACAGACTTATGGAGCaacatattaa